GAGCAGGAGATACATTGGTGCCTGCATCTTTGAAACCATCAAACTTCTCCCCTATAAGTTGGAACcaacataaaaaattacacatcATAAGCACAAAAGTATAGTTTCAAAATTACATAAGACAATCATCTCATCATTACGCATACAATTGTCAACTATTAACACACATCATTAGTGTTGTCAACAGAAACTGTCCCATTCACACCACCTCCCAACAGCAAGCAATACAGAATCTTGCAGCAAGTACGAGGAGTTCACAAAAGATAGCAGATTAactaaaaaacagaaaattaaaacTGGTTTAGTCCTATAGAGTCACCTTGAAACACATGATCTCCTAGTATCAAACACGCATACATAGACCATGATAATTCTCAGGCACAACTTGACTGACAAATTACAGCATATTTGGATCAGCTTTGCAAACACAGATAAGGGCAATTTTTCACGtcaaaaaatggaaaaacatAGAAGCTACTCTGTGTAGCTTTGAGCTTAAGGTGAGTCCAATGCTTAAGAATGTGGAACCAAACACACtatcaacaaaatcataatTCTCCAAAACCCAAAGCAAGTCAAGGTTCAAACAAgggatatatattatataacaaaaaccTTGGGCCGGCAATGATGACTGACTCTGCATCTGAGAGCAACCATGGACACTAACCGAGCGAGCCATGCAAGGATCAGTACTGCCACCGGAACTGGCAGTTAACCCATCAGCGGCAGCAGCTGAGACACTAACAGCAGCAGAAAACGGAGAAGCTGCCATGAAACTCCCCGAATTCCCACTTTCAAACAAAGGCACCGCAGGGGAATACATGGAATAGTACGCAACGGCAGCAGCTCCAGGGGGGCCAAGAGGCCCACTCTTCGACTTTGGCCTCCTCTGCGGTGCCGGAAACGAGGCCCTCCCGGTGCCACCATCACCGGAAACAGGACTAAGAATCCACCTCTCGGCGTCTTCCCATTTGGACGGCAACGTTCGGCCGTTGTTGAAAGGCAACAGAGCCGCACCAACCTGCTTGCGTGCAGCACTGGTATGCAAAGGAACTCGCTCCGAACTCCAACCCTTTTGCATAGCAACACTGGCGTGAAGATAATTAGGCGTTCCAGGACTCGGAAAATTGCCATTGCCACAGCCAGAGCCAGACCTTCGAGTGCAAAGCGTGCTCTTCTTCATAGCTCCTAATTCCAAACGAGGCGAAGAAACATTGCCATTGCCAATGGCATTGTTCAGATCTAACGAAGCAGGCCTTCGCCGATCGTGCTTCTTGTATAACGTCTCAGATCTTGATCTCCGATCCTGACATTCTGTAAcgccaccaaaaaaaaaaaaaagcaactcaaaaaaattaaataattaaagtaaagaaaaataaaattaaaataagccaaaaaaaaaaaatgcttgaaTTGAAATTCTAGTAAGGTACCTTTGAGAGCCAGAGAGAAAGAGTTTCTGGCCGAATCAAATTCTAAGTGTTGATTTCCGTCCTCAGTGTCACCACCATCACTGTCCTCTTCCTTTTGAACTTCGATACGGAAAGTACAACAACAAACAACAGAGTCAGTGAGtcacttcattttttctcttttgattttcaaacaaaacaaactaCAAAGTGCAAGTgcatgttaataataataaacgtTACAGTTGCACACCTTTcgctttctctctttttccagAGAAACGATTTCGGCGATGCTTCCTATGTACTGCATCTGAATCTGTATCTGCGtgtcgttgttgttgttgttgttgttgtcgtttATTCAGATCCGGATCCGGATCTTGACCGCTCCAGCTTTCGCTACGAGCGAAATCGCCGTCGTGATCCTGCACTGCCAAATGCTGCAACTCGAAACCACGAGAAACTCGATtatgagaatttcaattttcaactacTATTATAACATAATAATGTCGCCATGTCGGTGAATCGTAAAGTGTTGTGGCGTTTACTTACGAGTGAGATTTCAGAGGCTAAGGAGTCGTGGTCGTGGGCGTCGGAGGCGAAGGAGCAGCGGTCGACGCTGGCGGAGGCGGAGGAGAAGAGGCTCAAGTTGGATTCGAGAGTGAAGATGACGGAGTCGGGGCTGGTGTCGCCGCCTCTCCGCCTCCAGGACCTTCGTTCCTGAAACCCTAACTCTGGCATTTTTATGGAGCTTCTTACAATCGCAATTGCA
This region of Glycine soja cultivar W05 chromosome 17, ASM419377v2, whole genome shotgun sequence genomic DNA includes:
- the LOC114394188 gene encoding uncharacterized protein LOC114394188 isoform X1; the protein is MPELGFQERRSWRRRGGDTSPDSVIFTLESNLSLFSSASASVDRCSFASDAHDHDSLASEISLHLAVQDHDGDFARSESWSGQDPDPDLNKRQQQQQQQRHADTDSDAVHRKHRRNRFSGKREKAKVQKEEDSDGGDTEDGNQHLEFDSARNSFSLALKECQDRRSRSETLYKKHDRRRPASLDLNNAIGNGNVSSPRLELGAMKKSTLCTRRSGSGCGNGNFPSPGTPNYLHASVAMQKGWSSERVPLHTSAARKQVGAALLPFNNGRTLPSKWEDAERWILSPVSGDGGTGRASFPAPQRRPKSKSGPLGPPGAAAVAYYSMYSPAVPLFESGNSGSFMAASPFSAAVSVSAAAADGLTASSGGSTDPCMARSVSVHGCSQMQSQSSLPAQGEKFDGFKDAGTNVSPALSRRDMATQMSPEGSSCSSPSLRPSLSASTPSSFPLSEFKSLPFSKMDIRDVPVDERVTMTRWSKKHRALFSGRGSENGDNWKIKESSCRSSFWDISGGSKTVSKSKREEAKINSWENLQKAKAEAAIRKLEMKLEKKRASSMDKIMTKLRLAQKKAQEMRSSTLANQPHQVPRTPHKAILFSRASQMGSLSGCFTCHAF
- the LOC114394188 gene encoding uncharacterized protein LOC114394188 isoform X2, coding for MPELGFQERRSWRRRGGDTSPDSVIFTLESNLSLFSSASASVDRCSFASDAHDHDSLASEISLHLAVQDHDGDFARSESWSGQDPDPDLNKRQQQQQQQRHADTDSDAVHRKHRRNRFSGKREKAKVQKEEDSDGGDTEDGNQHLEFDSARNSFSLALKECQDRRSRSETLYKKHDRRRPASLDLNNAIGNGNVSSPRLELGAMKKSTLCTRRSGSGCGNGNFPSPGTPNYLHASVAMQKGWSSERVPLHTSAARKQVGAALLPFNNGRTLPSKWEDAERWILSPVSGDGGTGRASFPAPQRRPKSKSGPLGPPGAAAVAYYSMYSPAVPLFESGNSGSFMAASPFSAAVSVSAAAADGLTASSGGSTDPCMARSVSVHGCSQMQSQSSLPAQGTNVSPALSRRDMATQMSPEGSSCSSPSLRPSLSASTPSSFPLSEFKSLPFSKMDIRDVPVDERVTMTRWSKKHRALFSGRGSENGDNWKIKESSCRSSFWDISGGSKTVSKSKREEAKINSWENLQKAKAEAAIRKLEMKLEKKRASSMDKIMTKLRLAQKKAQEMRSSTLANQPHQVPRTPHKAILFSRASQMGSLSGCFTCHAF